Part of the Deltaproteobacteria bacterium GWC2_65_14 genome is shown below.
ACCACTTTCATTGCAGGGAGTTCCGCAATAACGAGGGGCCCGTGGAACGCCCGGGCCCTTCGAATTTTCTGCAGCGTGTGAAGAGTATTCTGCGAAATCCCGGTGTCAGAGCCTCGCGGTCCGAAGGCGCAGCGCGTTCCCCACGACGGAGACGGAGGAGAAGCTCATCGCCGCGGCGGCGATCATGGGGCTGAGCAGCACCCCGAAAAAGGGGTAGAGAACGCCGGCCGCCACGGGGACCCCCACCGCGTTGTAGAGGAAGGCGAAGAAGAGGTTCTGCCTGATGTTCCCCATCGTGGCCCGGCTCAAGGCCCGGGCCCGGACGATCCCCCGCAGGTCCCCCTTGACCAGGGTGACCCCGGCGCTCTCCATCGCAACATCGGTCCCGGTCCCCATCGCGATCCCGACCTGGGCCTGCGCAAGCGCCGGCGCGTCGTTGATCCCGTCGCCCGCCATCGCCACGACCCGGCCCTCGGCCTGGAGGCGCTTCACCGCGTCCGCCTTCTGGTCCGGCAGGACTTCCGCCACCACCTCATCGAGGCCGAGTTTCGCCGCGACCGCCTCGGCCGTGGTCCGGCTGTCGCCGGTGAGCATGACGATCCGGATCCCCTCACCGTGGAGCCGCCGGATCGCCTCCGGGGTGCTTTCCTTGATGGGGTCGGCGACACCGAGCAGCCCGGCCGCCTTCCCGTCCACCGCCACGAACATCACCGTCTGGCCTTCCGCGCGCAGTCTCTCGGCCTGCTCTGCAAAATCTCCGGGATCGACCCGGAGCGTCTCCATCAGCTTCCGGTTGCCCAGGGCCACGGACCGGCCTTCCACGGTACCGGTAACCCCTTTGCCGGTCACCGATTCGAAGGCCTCCGCGGCGGCCGGCTCGACTCCCCGCTCTCCGGCCCCCTGCACGATGGCCGCCGCCAGCGGGTGCTCGCTTCCCCGTTCCAGGGTCGCGGCGACCCGGAGCAGCCCCGGCTCGTCCCACCCATCCGCGGGGATCACGGTGACCAGCTTCGGTTTGCCTTCCGTCAGCGTCCCGGTCTTGTCGACCACGAGGGTATCGACTTTGCGCATCACCTCGATCGCCTCGGCATTTTTAAAGAGCACTCCGGCCGTCGCCCCTTTTCCGGTGGCGACCATGATCGACATGGGAGTGGCCAGCCCCAGCGCGCAAGGGCAGGCGATGATGAGCACAGCGACCGCGTTGATGAGAGCATGAGCCATCCGGGGCTCCGGGCCGGCCAGCCCCCACACAAATGCCGTGACGACGGCGACCGCAACGACCACCGGAACAAAATATCCGGCCACCTGGTCCGCCAGCTTCTGGATCGGGGCGCGGCTGCGCTGCGCCTCCGCCACCATCTGGACGATCCGAGCGAGCAGCGTCTCCGATCCGACCTTCTCCGCCCGCATCACGAGCGACCCGGTCCCGTTCACCGTGGCCCCGGTCACCCGGTCACCACTGCTCTTTTCCACCGGGATCGGCTCGCCGGTGACCATCGACTCGTCGATGGAACTTCTCCCCTCGAGAACGATCCCGTCCACCGGGACCTTCTCGCCCGGGCGCACCCGCAGGCGGTCCCCGGGACGCACCTGGTCGAGCGGAACATCCTCGTCGGACCCGTCGTCGCGGAGGCGGCGGGCCGTCTTCGGGG
Proteins encoded:
- a CDS encoding copper-translocating P-type ATPase, which codes for MSDGNRSCSHGHGGASAPEKTFRDPVCGMTVDPESPLQHTHAGTPYRFCNPGCLAKFRDDPGRYLDAGKEEGKAAGITAAAQAASAGVEHTCPMHPEVRQAGPGSCPKCGMALEPAGPVMPAVRTEWTCPMHPEVVEEAPGNCPKCGMALESRTVSAEEEENPELVDMRRRFWVSAVITVPLFLVAMADFLPGRPLERVFPQGTLSWIELAMATPVVLWGGWPFFVRGGQSVVRRSLNMFTLIGLGVGVAYLYSLVAALFPGIFPASFRGESGEVALYFEAAAVIVTLVLLGQVLELKARSQTGAAIKALLGLAPKTARRLRDDGSDEDVPLDQVRPGDRLRVRPGEKVPVDGIVLEGRSSIDESMVTGEPIPVEKSSGDRVTGATVNGTGSLVMRAEKVGSETLLARIVQMVAEAQRSRAPIQKLADQVAGYFVPVVVAVAVVTAFVWGLAGPEPRMAHALINAVAVLIIACPCALGLATPMSIMVATGKGATAGVLFKNAEAIEVMRKVDTLVVDKTGTLTEGKPKLVTVIPADGWDEPGLLRVAATLERGSEHPLAAAIVQGAGERGVEPAAAEAFESVTGKGVTGTVEGRSVALGNRKLMETLRVDPGDFAEQAERLRAEGQTVMFVAVDGKAAGLLGVADPIKESTPEAIRRLHGEGIRIVMLTGDSRTTAEAVAAKLGLDEVVAEVLPDQKADAVKRLQAEGRVVAMAGDGINDAPALAQAQVGIAMGTGTDVAMESAGVTLVKGDLRGIVRARALSRATMGNIRQNLFFAFLYNAVGVPVAAGVLYPFFGVLLSPMIAAAAMSFSSVSVVGNALRLRTARL